TAGGGCATGGTCTTCCCCTGGGAATTGGTTTTGCCCTTGCCTTTAGGTTGCGCCAAAAGCCCTTCCACGTCTTCGTCCTCGTGGGAGACGGGGAACTCAACGAGGGAACGAACTGGGAATGTCTTCCGATAGCTTCCCGATATAATCTTGACAATCTTACTCTTATCGTTGACCGCAATCGTTTGCAGCTTTCCGGTTTCACGGAGGATTTGCATCCTTTGGAGCCCTTGGCGGCAAAATTCGAAGCTTTCGGATGGATTGTGCAAAACGTTCCCGGTCACGATATTGAAGCCCTCTGGAAAGTTCTCACCCAGGCAAAAGGGAGGAACGACGGGAAGCCCTTGGTGATTCTTGCCCAGACAGTGAAGGGAAAAGGCGTTCCGGAACTTGAGAACAGAGTGGAATCCCATTACTGCGGCCTTCCGAAGGAGGTCGCTGAGCGTTATGCAGAGCTTGAGGTGCAGCCATGAGGAATCGAAGGACGGCACTACAGGACATTCTTGTAGCGCTCATAGCCGAGGGGAAAGACATTGTATGTGTCTCTGTAGATTCGGCATCCCGCTTCAAAAAGGTTAAGGACCAGTACCCGGAAAGGGTTATCGAGTGTGGTATCTGTGAGCAGGCAGGAATGGGAATATGCGCTGGCCTTGCCCTTCAAGGTGTAGTACCGGTGATTTCAGGCTATGCCACTTTTCTAACCATGCGGGCTTTCGAACAAATTCGTACTGATATCTGCCGCTGGGCTTTGAATGTGAAAATCTGTGGAACTGATACGGGATTTTCGGCGCAGTACGCTGGTTTCACTCACCAGGCACTCGAGGATATTGCCATTCTTTCTGCACTCGACAACATCGTAGTATGTGAGCCATGCGACTACGCGGATACCTTGGTTCTTGGGAGGTATCTCTTTGGAACTTTCCAGGGCCCTGTGTACATGCGATTCGGAGCTCGAAGCGGAGAGGTTGAGTTCTCGAAGGAACACCAAGAGGTGGTGCTTGGGAAATTTGAACCTCTTACAGCCGGAGAATTTGTGGGAGCCGATGTGACCTTCATTGCGCTGGGGCAGCTTGTCGGAGTTGCCCTTGAGGCTTCTTTGGAGCTTGAGAAAAGAGGGTACAAGACCTTTGTCTTTAATGCTCGCTTTGTGAAGCCCCTTGATCCTGAGGTTGTGAGGAGTATTGCCTGTAACTCCCGGCTTGTGGTAACCCTTGAAGAGCATGCGAGAACAGGAGGTCTGGGAGACAATCTCCTCCGGGCATTCTACGAAACAGGACACATCCCCCCACTTCTGGAGCTCGGGGCCCCGAGTCATTTTGGGTTTTCAGGAGAGCGGGGATTTCTCTTGAAGAAGTGCGGTCTTGACGTTTTCTCTGTTGTGGAAAGTGTTACCCAAAAGCTTGAAGGTTGTGCCGCGTCTTCCAAGGAGGTAGGGCATGGGCAATCACTATATTCTGACGATTGATGCGGGGACTTCCTCTCTGAAGAGTGTTCTCTTTGACGAGAACTTTTCTCCAGTTGCGCAGGAGAGGGTAGAGTACCCCTACGAGGCTCATGGACTCAGTGTACAGATTGACCCTAATGTAGTTTGGCAGGCCTTTCTCAGAGTTACGAAGAGCTTGGAGGAGCGGGGGTACGCAAAGAACGTTGCCCTCATAGTGCCCTGCGTCTTTAGTCCAGCACTGATTGCCATGGATAGCGAGGGGTCTCCGCTTTTCCCTGCCATTATCCATTGGGACCGGAGGAGCGTGCAACAGGCGAGGAAAGCGGTACGGATTATTGGAAAGGAAAGATTTCTCCAAGTGGCGGGGAACGTCCCTTATCCTGGAGGAATTTCTCTCACGAGCATGCTCTGGTTGAAAGAGAAAAGACCAGAGGTTTTTCGAAAAGCTTCCATCTTAGGGCATCTGAATACCTTTCTCTTTAAAAAGCTTGTTAACCGGTGGATTATCGATCCCACAAATGCCTCTGTTACCGGATTGTACAACACGGTCAACGCATCAGGATGGGATGAGGATCTTGCTCGTGACCTTGGCATTCCCCTGGAGAAACTCCCTCCGGTCATACCTTCTCTTGAGATTGCCGGGTACGTCTCGGATGAAGCAGCGCGCGTCACCGGTCTACCCTCAGGCGTGCCTGTCCTTGTGGGGTCCAACGATACCTCCGCTGCGGCGGTTGGTGCGGGGCTCCTGAAGGAGGGGCAAGTCCTTAACATTTCCGGGAGCTCTGAAATTCTCGTGGTGTGCCTTGAGAAACCCCTTCCGAGTGAACGTTACTACCTGAGGACTCACCCTCTGCCCGGGAAGTGGCTCATGTACGATATTGTCATTGGAGGGTTTGCTCTTGAATGGTTCCGGACCCAGTTCTGCAGAGAGCTGGATAGAGAAGAATTCTATGGCTCATACCTTCGGGAAGTACTGTAGAGGGAGTATCCTCCGGAGGTGCGGTGTATCCCATATCTTACGGGGGATAGGACAAGTCTCATTCAGAAACGGGCCTCGTTCTCGGGGCTCACCCTTGAT
This portion of the Candidatus Caldatribacterium sp. genome encodes:
- a CDS encoding transketolase, giving the protein MEFERERLEAFATNVRKRIIAATFRAGVSHIGGSLSVVEILTCLFNGILSITEGNLFSRERDQFVLSKGHAGLALYAVLAERGFLADDLFWEYGCVGETLLGIHPELGVPGIDAATGSLGHGLPLGIGFALAFRLRQKPFHVFVLVGDGELNEGTNWECLPIASRYNLDNLTLIVDRNRLQLSGFTEDLHPLEPLAAKFEAFGWIVQNVPGHDIEALWKVLTQAKGRNDGKPLVILAQTVKGKGVPELENRVESHYCGLPKEVAERYAELEVQP